The Thermoleophilaceae bacterium genome includes the window GCGGAGCGCTGGAGGCCTTCGGCGACGACCAACGGCACGTCTGGCTGGCCGATTCATTCCAGGGTCTGCCGGAGCCCGATCTGGAGCGTTATCCCGCCGACGCCGACCAGGCCTGGGCACAGAGCCTCGACGTGCTTGCCGTGTCAGTCGAGCAGGTGCGCGACAACTTCCGCCGCTACGGCTTGCTCGACGACCGGGTGCACTTCGTGGAGGGCTGGTTCAGCGACACACTGCCAGGGCTGCGCGACCGAACCTGGGGGATGATCCGCCTGGACGGCGATATGTACGAGTCGACCATGGACGGTCTCGTAAACCTCTACGACGGGCTCGCGCCGGGCGGCTTCCTACTGGTGGACGACTACGCGCTCCCGTCCTGCCGCGAGGCGGTGGACGACTTCCGCCGCGAGCACGGCATCGACGATCCGATCGAGCGCATCGACTGGACCGGCGTGTTCTGGCGCAAGCGGGGCTAGGCGCGGACCGCGACCCACTCGCCGGCCGCGTCGTCCCACCGCTTGACCACGCGGGCTGGATTGCCGACGACCACCGAGCGCGGCGGCACGTCCTCGGTCACAACGGCGCCCGCTCCGACGTAGCCGTTCTCGCCCACCGTGACCCCGGGCAGGACGATCGCGCCCACGCCGAGGAACGCCCCACGCCCGATCCGCACCGGCCTCGGATCGATGAGGTGTTGGCGCGCCACCGGCATCCGCGGGTTGCGGTAGTCGTGGTAGGTGTCGCCGATGAAGATGCGGTCCGCGCTGAGCACGTCGTCCTCAATCTCCACGGAGCCGATGCACGCCACCACCGCGTCGCGCCCGAGCGATACGCGGTCGCCGATCCGCAGGCGCGGCTCGTAATTTCGCCCGTTGTGCTCCTCCATTACCGACAGCCAGGCGCCGGGCATGACGAACACGCCCTCGCCGATCTCGATCAGCCGCGGGCACGGGACCATCGCAGGCGGCGCGATCATGCTGCCCTGTCCGAAGGCGGCAAAGGCCTCGGGCGGCGGAGGGGAGCCCGGCTGGGTCACCCTTCGATGGCTCGCGCCGGAATGCCCACGACCGTGGTGTTCGGCGGCACGTCGTCGAGCACCACCGCATTCACTCCCACGCGTGCCTGGGCACCCACTTCGATCTCGCCCAGGACCTTTGCCCCGGTGCCGATCTGGGCGAGCGGGCCGATGGTCGGGCCCACGAGACCGCCCGCGATCGGCGACACCGTGACCCAGGGCAGCAGCGTGACCCCTGGATGGATTTCCACCACTCCGTAGATCACCACCTGGCCGCTTGGGATGAAGACCCCGGGATGTACCAGCACGGCGTCCCCGATCGAGATCTGCGCTGACATCATCGCCAGCCTGTGGGCGATCCAGGGCAGCACCGGGATCCCGCGGGCCTGCAGGCTCGCCTTTGCGCGGTAGGCCGCGAGCGCGAAGAACGCATCCGTCTTCAGCATCAGGCGTAGCGCCTGCAGGACGCCGTCGAGGCGGGAGCGGAACTTGGATCGTTCGCCCCGGAGGGCGGCGGCCAGGCGCGTATCGGCCAGCAGCGCCTCCATGAACGGCGGATGGCGGGAGCTGACCTCGCGAGCGCGGGCCTTGGCTTGATCGAGCGCGGAGATCGACTCGCTCACGGAAGCGGCGATCTTATCCGCGGTCGCTACGGCTGGATACCCGCCTCCTCGCAAAACCGCGCCAGCACCAGTTCCGCCGCGAAGTGCTCCTCCGCGATCCGCCGCGCCGCGGAGCAGTGCTCCTCGTAGCGGGCGGCGATGTCGGCTGCGCCCGCCACGGCCTCCTCGAGATTGCTGAACGGCACAAGGCCCTCACCCACCGGCAACGTGCGGCTGAAGCCGGTGTCCTGCACCAGCGCGGGCTTGCCTGAGGCGAGGTAGCGTACCGTGCGGTCGCTGAACCAGGCGCACCCGGTGCCGACGTAGACTCCCTGCGCCACCGAGAACTCGGCGCCCGAGCCCTGCACGTAGGAGCGGAACTCGTCCGGCGTGCGGGCCACCGCGCGTGGGTCCACCAGCACCCAGCCGTTTTCCCGCAGGGCCCTCAGGTCCGGCTCCTCGGCCGGGTGGATGTCCAGCGCGAGCTCGAAGCGCTGCGGCGAGCGGCGGGGCAGCTCCATAACCTTGCGGAACTCGTGGTGCTTGAGACCGTACGTGCGCCCGCCGTACTCGAGCGAGCCGAACGGGGCGCGCCAGCTCGCGACGGTGGTGAACCGGTCGAGCTCCGGCAGCGGCGTGGCCGGCCAGTCCTCCAGCACCACCGGCTGGCGAACGTGCTTCCAGTCGATGCCGGACGTCGGCACCGGGCACCCGGGCGTGCCGATCAGCTCGCCGATGGTGAAGTGGAGGTCGTGGCCGTCTAGGCGAGCGCCCGGGTCGCCCTGCTCGTGCCAGATCTGAGTGAAACCCGGGTCGGCGTCCACGAACACGCGCCGGCGGAAGGCATCGAAGAGGCGCCCGGGCGCGAGATGGCCGCTCATGTTCACGAGCGTGGCGTCCGGGGCGAGCGCGAGCAGGTCGTCGAGGGAAGGTCCCGCAACGCCGACTCCGGCCGCGAGCAGGGTCGCGCGGCCGGTCATCTCGAAGCGCTCCATCACCTCGCTGAACCACGCAAGGGCCGCCGGTTCCGGGTAGGCGAGCTCCTCCACGAAGCGCACGTCCAGGCCGAGCCGCTCGAATCCGCGAATCCAGCTCATCCGGAACCACGGCTCGCCTCCCACGCCCACCTTGTTGGCGAGTGCGCCCGCCACCACCACGACGCTCATGACACTCCGAGCTTGCCGATGAGCCGGGCGAGTACGCGGTCGGCCGCGAAGTGCTCCTCCGCGATCTCGCGCGCGGCGCGGCTGTGGCGCTCGTAGGCCCCGCTGATCTCCTCAGCCCCCGCCACCGCCTCGTCGAGGGTGGAGAAGGTGAGGAGACCCTCGCCGACCGGCACGAGTCCGTCGAGACCCGTGTCCTGAGCCAGCACCGGCCTGCCGGTGGCGAGGTAGCACGCGCTGCGATCGCTGAACCACCCCGCGCGCGTGTCCACATAGAGATTCTTCGCCACCATCAGCTCGGCGGACGATCCGCGCACGTAGTCCCGATAGCGCCACGGATCGCCGGCCACGGCGCGGGGGTCCACCAGGCGCCAGCCGTGCCGGCGCAGCCGCTCCAGATCGTCCGTCTCGGCCTCGTGGATGTCGAGCGCCAGCTCAAAATCGACGGGGCTGCGAGACGGAAGCTCGAGGAAGCGGCGGAACTCGTGAACGCGCAGCCCGTAGGTCCGGCCGGCGTACTCGATCGGTCCGAACGCCCCCCGCCAGCTCGACACGCTCGTGAAGCGGCGGCCGCCCCCGCGCGCGTAAGGCCATTCGGCGAGGGCCACCGGCTGCTTGGTGGTCACCCAATCGATCCCGCACGTGGGCACGTCGCAGCCCGGCAGGCCTATCCGCTCCCCGATCGTCACGTAGCGGTGGTGTGCCTGGAATGGATCGTGCAGCCCCAGCTCGCGCCACATCTGCCCGAAGCCGGGATCGATGTCGAGGAACGCGCGCAGCGGCGCGGCTGCGAGCGTCTCCTCGTCGTCGAGGAAGCCCATCACGTTGAGAAGCAGGACCGAACGCCGCGCCCGCTCCACCACCTCAGGCCGGCTCAGGCCGGCCACCTCGCGCCCCCCGTCGCGGAACAGCGCCCACGGGATGTCGAAGTGCTCCATCACGTCCGCGAGGTAGCGCTGCCCGTCCTCCATGTCCGGCTCGAGGCGGTCCAGGAACAGAACGTCGTAGCCGAGGTGGCGAAATCCGAGCAGATACTGGAGAAAGACCCATGTGTGCCCGCCCACGTACGGCCTCGCCGCGAGCGAGCCGGCGACGACTATGGTCTCGCCCATGGCCCCCGCCCAGGAGCGGACTCGTTGAGCGCGCCGAGCCTCATCGTCAGCGGCATGATCGCAGCGACCCCGTGGCAGGGTGGGGCCACCTGGGCGGTGCTGCAGTACCTGCTCGGCTTCCGGCGCCTCGGCTGTGGCGTGTACTTCGCCGAGCCGGTCGACACGGTGGACCCCGATTCGGCCGCCTACTGCGAGCGGGTGATGCGGGACTTCGGGTTCGAGGGACGCTGGGCGCTCGTGCCCCGCGACGCCGGGGAGCCGGCCGGCATGTCGCGCGAGCGGCTGCGCGCCGCCGCACGCGAGGCGGACCTGCTCCTCAACGTGTCGGGAATGCTCGCCGAGCCCGACGTGCTCGAACACGTGCCCGTGCGCGCGTATCTCGATCTCGACCCGGCCTTCCTTCAGCTCTGGCACGCGGTGGAGGGCGTGGACATGCGTCTCGATGCCCACACGCACTTCGTGAGCGTGGCTGACGCGATCGGCAGCCCCGGCTGCCCGATCCCCACTTGCGGCCGAGACTGGCTCCCCACGCTCCCGCCCGTGGTGCTCGATGAATGGCCCGTGGCCTCCCGGCTCGAGCACCGCGCGAGCACCACCGTCGGGCACTGGCGCAGCTACGGCGCGATCTGGCACGAGGGCGTGCAGTACGGCCAGAAGGCGCACTCGCTTCGCCCGCTGATGGAGTTGCCGCGCCGGGCGCCGTCGCGCTTCGAGCTCGCGGTCGCGATCCATCCGGACGAGGCGAGCGACCTCGCCGCGCTGGAGGAGAACGGCTGGACCCTGCTCGACCCGGCCGAGGTGGCGGCGACGCCGGACGACTACCGCCGCTTCGTGCAGGGCTCGTGGGCGGAGTTCGGGTTGGCGAAGTCGGGCTACGTGGTGTCCGGCTCCGGCTGGTTCAGCGACCGCAGCGCCTGCTACCTCGCCTCGGGGCGCCCGGTGATCGCGCAAGACACGGGATTTGATCGCCGCCTCCCCACGGGCGAGGGGCTGTTCAGCTTCTCCTCCGTCGACGACGTCGTGGGGGCCATCGAGCAAATCGACGCGGACTACGAGCGCCAGCGCGCGGGGGCTCGCGCGATCGCCGAGGACCATCTCGACTCCGACCGCGTTCTCGGCGCGCTGCTGGAGAGGCTATGTCCCTGAGCACCGTGCCGACGGACGGTGAGCTGCGCGAGCTGCTCGGAGGGGACGAGGTGGTGGAGCTGTCGCGCCGCCCGTATCGGTACGCCACGAGCGCAGCGCTCGACGAGCTGCAGGTCCGGCTGCGGGACGGCACGGAGCTCTCGCTCATCCTCAAGGAGCTCGCGCGCGAGCGTCTGATCGGCGACGCCCGGATCACCAAGCCCGACTTCACCTACGAGCCCGAACGCGAGCTCGCCACCTACCGCGACGTGCTCGCACCCGCCGGAATCGGCCCACGGTTCTACGGCACGGGCGAGGGGCAGTGGTTCGTGATCGAGAAGGTGCCCGGCGTCGAGCTGTGGCAGGTGGGCGAGCTCGAAATCTGGGAGGGCGTGGCAGGCTGGCTCGCCGGGTTTCACGCTCGCTTCGCGAATCGGGTGGACGCCGTGCGCGGAGCGAACCCGTACCTGATCGAGCACACCGAAGCGTGGTTCTGCGATTGGTGCGACCGGGCGCGTGCGGCGCTTGCCGGCGCGGGCGATCCTCGAGCCCCGGAGCTCGTGAGGGCGCTCAGCGGCTACGGCGAGGTGGCCGCCGCGCTGGCCAGCCTGCCGCGCCACTTCGTTCACGGCGAGTTCTACCCATCGAACGTGCTCGTTCGGCCGAGGCCGTTGCGCGTTTGCCCAGTGGACTGGGAGATGGCCGCAATCGGCCCGGCGGCCATGGACCTCGCGGCGCTCGTGGGCGGCTGGGGCGACGCAGAGCGCGAGCGGCTCATCGACGCGTACGCGCGCGCCGGCACGCGGCTGCCGCACGGCGATGTGGAGCGCTGCCGCCTGCATTTCGCCCTCCAATGGCTCGGCTGGTCGCGGGAGTGGCGGCCGCCCCGCGAGCACGCGCACGACTGGGTGGGCGAGGCGCTCACGCTGGTGAGATCGCTGGGGCTCGCATGACCCGCAGGATCCTGATCGTGAACGCCGACGACTTCGGGCGCTCCCCCGGCGTCAACCGCGGCGTGATCCGGGCGCACGAGGAGGGGATAGTCACGAGCGCCTCGCTGATGGTCAGATGGGACGCCGCGGAGGAGGCGGCGACATACGCGCGCCGAAGCGATTCGCTGAGCGTGGGCCTCCATGTGGACCTTGGCGAGTGGGAGTACCGCGACGGCGATTGGCGCGCGCGCTACGAGGTGCTCGCCGAGGAGACGCCGGCCGCGGTGGAAGAGGAGCTGCGACGGCAGCTCGAGCGTTTCGAGCGGCAGGTGGGGCGCCAGCCGACACATCTCGACTCACACCAGCACGTCCACCGCGACGAGCCCGCGAGGTCGGCGGTGCTGGCGGCGGGCGAGCGCCTCGGCGTGCCCGTGCGCGCGCTCACGCCGAGCATCGCCTACAGCGGTGTCTTCTATGGCCAGGACGGCAGGGGGTGGCCGGTGCCCGAGGCCATCGAGGTCGATGCGCTCGTGGCGGCGATCCAGGGATTGCCAGCGGGTACCACCGAGTTCGCATGCCACCCGGCCGCGGAGGCCGACCACGAATCGTCCTACGGCGAGGAGCGCACAAAGGAGCTCGAGACTCTGTGCGATCCCCGAGTCAAGGAGGCAATAGGAGCCGCCGGCATAGACCTGAGGGGCTTCGCGGATCTCTGACCGCTTCAGGCGGCCGGCCTGCTCAATCGCACCGCGCCTCGCCGATGAGCAGCTCGACGATCACCGTATCCATCCAGCGGCCATTGAGCTTCGCATGTCGCCGGTACACGCCCACTTCGCGGAAGCCGAGCGAGCGGCACAGCGCGAGGCTTGCCACGTTCTCCGGAAAGATCCGGCTCACGAGCTTCCACATGTCACGTCGCGTGCATTCAGCGATCAGCGCCTCCACCGCCACACGCCCCGCGCCGCGACCGCGCGCCTCGCGCGCCACATAGACGGAGAAGTCGGCAACCCCGGAATACGGCGGCCGAGACGGCCGGTACGGCGGCGCGGACGCCCAGGCCACCACACCGGCATCCTCAACCACCACGAGCGGAAAGCCGGCGTCGAGCCAGCCCAAGATGTCGCCGGCCGCGCGCGGCGCCGTCTCGAACGTGGCGAGACCGTCCTCGATTCCCTCGTTGTAGATCCGCGCGATCGCCTCCGCGTCACGCGCCGTGGCTGTCCGTGCAAGCAATCCGCCCATTGTGCGCGAATGTCACCAACAAGACCCCCCGGATGGGCGGCCGAATGGAAGAACCCGCCCTGGTCGCGGTAGTGTGCCGGGAACCTATGTCGTCGACCCCGCTGCAAGCTCCCGCTTCTGCGTCTGAGCAGGGTGAATTGACCGCTGCGAAGGTCCCGCCGGGCCGCCTCCCGAGCGCCGAAGAGGTGATGGGGAAGTCGCGCCTCGAGAACTTCCGCGTGGCCAACCCGGTGCTGCCGCGCGCGCTTCGCGCCGACCTCTACGCGCTGTACGGCTTCGCCCGCCTCGTGGACGACATCGGTGACGAGGCGGAGGGCGACCGCCTGGCGATGCTCGACTGGCTCGACGGCGAGGTGAACGCGCTCTATGCGGGCCGGCCGGAGCACGAGCTCATGCAACGTCTATTGCCGACGGTCCGCGCGCACGCAATCCCCCCCGACCCGTTCCGCCGGCTGATCGAGGCCAACCGGCGCGACCAGGAGGTCACGCGCTACCGCACGTTCGACGAGCTGCTCGACTATTGCCGGCTCTCGGCGGACCCGGTCGGCCATCTCGTGCTCTACGTCTTCGACCGTGCCACGCCCGAGCGCATGGAGCTGTCGGACCGCGTGTGCTCGGGTCTCCAGATCGTCGAGCACCTTCAGGACGTGGCGGAGGACCTCGACCGCGGCCGCATCTACCTTCCCCTGGAGGACATGGAGA containing:
- a CDS encoding TylF/MycF/NovP-related O-methyltransferase; this translates as MRTHADQLTTALRERYLDLLIGALTHTLYADVDAIEPPAELFDAGGMFTLEEYRQRADFALERAEGRDWPRHGQTMIGLKRMRNIRDCVQAIVTDDVPGDLIEAGVWRGGASILMRGALEAFGDDQRHVWLADSFQGLPEPDLERYPADADQAWAQSLDVLAVSVEQVRDNFRRYGLLDDRVHFVEGWFSDTLPGLRDRTWGMIRLDGDMYESTMDGLVNLYDGLAPGGFLLVDDYALPSCREAVDDFRREHGIDDPIERIDWTGVFWRKRG
- a CDS encoding acyltransferase, translating into MTQPGSPPPPEAFAAFGQGSMIAPPAMVPCPRLIEIGEGVFVMPGAWLSVMEEHNGRNYEPRLRIGDRVSLGRDAVVACIGSVEIEDDVLSADRIFIGDTYHDYRNPRMPVARQHLIDPRPVRIGRGAFLGVGAIVLPGVTVGENGYVGAGAVVTEDVPPRSVVVGNPARVVKRWDDAAGEWVAVRA
- a CDS encoding aminoglycoside phosphotransferase family protein, producing MSLSTVPTDGELRELLGGDEVVELSRRPYRYATSAALDELQVRLRDGTELSLILKELARERLIGDARITKPDFTYEPERELATYRDVLAPAGIGPRFYGTGEGQWFVIEKVPGVELWQVGELEIWEGVAGWLAGFHARFANRVDAVRGANPYLIEHTEAWFCDWCDRARAALAGAGDPRAPELVRALSGYGEVAAALASLPRHFVHGEFYPSNVLVRPRPLRVCPVDWEMAAIGPAAMDLAALVGGWGDAERERLIDAYARAGTRLPHGDVERCRLHFALQWLGWSREWRPPREHAHDWVGEALTLVRSLGLA
- a CDS encoding ChbG/HpnK family deacetylase is translated as MTRRILIVNADDFGRSPGVNRGVIRAHEEGIVTSASLMVRWDAAEEAATYARRSDSLSVGLHVDLGEWEYRDGDWRARYEVLAEETPAAVEEELRRQLERFERQVGRQPTHLDSHQHVHRDEPARSAVLAAGERLGVPVRALTPSIAYSGVFYGQDGRGWPVPEAIEVDALVAAIQGLPAGTTEFACHPAAEADHESSYGEERTKELETLCDPRVKEAIGAAGIDLRGFADL
- a CDS encoding arsinothricin resistance N-acetyltransferase ArsN1 family A, which gives rise to MLARTATARDAEAIARIYNEGIEDGLATFETAPRAAGDILGWLDAGFPLVVVEDAGVVAWASAPPYRPSRPPYSGVADFSVYVAREARGRGAGRVAVEALIAECTRRDMWKLVSRIFPENVASLALCRSLGFREVGVYRRHAKLNGRWMDTVIVELLIGEARCD
- the hpnC gene encoding squalene synthase HpnC codes for the protein MTAAKVPPGRLPSAEEVMGKSRLENFRVANPVLPRALRADLYALYGFARLVDDIGDEAEGDRLAMLDWLDGEVNALYAGRPEHELMQRLLPTVRAHAIPPDPFRRLIEANRRDQEVTRYRTFDELLDYCRLSADPVGHLVLYVFDRATPERMELSDRVCSGLQIVEHLQDVAEDLDRGRIYLPLEDMERYGCTVEDLATRPTPVGVRQVVAFEALRARRLLDEGAPLARTLPWRAGLAVAGFAAGGRAALGAIERCDYDVLAGAPRASQPRRLAAFLTILLRLART